In a genomic window of Fibrobacter sp.:
- a CDS encoding GNAT family N-acetyltransferase: MSIEYKEIHEFEAEQLKDLFLSVEWSSGHYPDKLVVAMKNFQTVYSAWEGEKLVGMICAMDDGIMNAYVHYLLVNPQYHGNTIGRTLVAMMKEHYKDYLRVAVIAYDNELHFYEQCGFVKSNDASPMFITSLWT, encoded by the coding sequence ATGAGTATAGAATATAAAGAAATTCACGAATTTGAAGCTGAACAATTGAAGGACTTATTTCTTTCTGTTGAATGGTCATCAGGTCATTATCCAGATAAGTTAGTAGTAGCAATGAAAAATTTCCAGACTGTGTATTCTGCATGGGAAGGGGAAAAACTTGTAGGAATGATTTGTGCTATGGATGATGGAATTATGAATGCATATGTTCATTATTTGTTAGTAAATCCACAATATCATGGAAACACGATAGGAAGAACATTGGTAGCTATGATGAAAGAACATTATAAAGATTATCTGAGAGTAGCAGTTATTGCATATGATAACGAATTACATTTTTATGAGCAATGTGGATTTGTAAAAAGTAATGATGCATCACCAATGTTTATTACATCATTATGGACATAA
- a CDS encoding DUF86 domain-containing protein — MDKDVLQAKLEMLMRCVERIKSQNIQTLEDLENSLDKQDIILLNLQRAVQVCVDIGNHIVVDYGASPVTMADTFKILFEKNVISKSNADNLAKAVGFRNIAVHQYEVIDNKIIYSIVKNNLSDFVEFAASIARL; from the coding sequence ATGGATAAGGATGTACTTCAAGCGAAATTAGAAATGCTTATGCGTTGTGTTGAACGCATAAAGTCGCAAAATATCCAGACTTTGGAAGACCTTGAAAACAGTTTGGATAAACAAGATATTATCCTTTTGAATTTGCAAAGAGCCGTTCAGGTGTGCGTGGATATTGGTAATCACATTGTAGTTGATTACGGAGCATCGCCAGTTACCATGGCGGATACTTTCAAAATTTTATTTGAGAAAAATGTGATTTCAAAATCCAATGCAGATAATTTAGCGAAGGCTGTTGGTTTTAGAAATATCGCAGTACATCAATACGAAGTTATTGACAACAAAATAATTTACTCCATTGTCAAGAATAACCTAAGCGATTTTGTTGAATTTGCTGCGAGCATTGCCCGCTTGTAA
- a CDS encoding nucleotidyltransferase domain-containing protein: MQIQKDIIKSKLQDYFAHQDSIDAVILYGSFAKGNFNEYSDIDLVVHSKESLDFDSLATMQVELSLLCGREIDISDLSKAEGVFLHQVMTTGERIKFDHAVFHKYLMKALYFYEDFLPIIRACRAEKIKRFVNG, encoded by the coding sequence GTGCAGATACAAAAGGACATAATCAAGTCTAAGTTGCAGGACTATTTTGCGCATCAGGATTCCATTGATGCGGTAATCCTTTATGGCTCCTTTGCGAAAGGTAATTTCAACGAGTATAGCGATATTGACCTTGTGGTCCATTCAAAGGAAAGCCTGGATTTTGATTCGCTTGCGACAATGCAGGTGGAATTGAGTCTTCTTTGCGGTCGAGAAATCGATATTTCGGATTTATCCAAGGCCGAGGGTGTATTTTTGCATCAGGTGATGACCACCGGTGAACGTATCAAGTTTGACCATGCGGTATTCCACAAGTACCTTATGAAGGCCCTCTATTTTTACGAGGATTTTTTACCGATTATCCGTGCTTGCCGTGCAGAAAAAATAAAGAGGTTTGTTAATGGATAA
- a CDS encoding ATP-binding protein: MKSAVLNQRKERDRLLAEPYLTRQTVYDFEALLQSPNIKLLTGPRRVGKSTQAILMLRGKNFAYLNFDDNELLKGWNEEQAEMLLNEVYPNFQYLLLDEVQNVSGWDVLVGKLFRRGYNLVITGSNANMLSGEMATVLTGRYLEIKMLPFSLFETCSFNRELTKDDYLKNGGYPETVSQRAITQTYLQTLFDSIVYKDVVRRHKIRNVTDLNNVATFLLANFTGTFSYNDVADDLGLSSVATTKKFMDYLHEPFLFYYLDRYNNKLKLMKKAPRKVYVVDNGFVSSRAFSLSENLGKLLENQVFIELLRRGYDTEKSLFYYHSRNDKETDFVVREGNKVKQLIQVCYEMSNEKTEKREVGSLVECAGELKCDNLTIVTWNDERLIEKNGYVIKVVPVEKF, from the coding sequence ATGAAAAGTGCCGTGCTCAATCAGCGAAAAGAACGGGACCGCCTTTTAGCGGAGCCTTACCTTACACGTCAAACGGTGTATGATTTTGAAGCCTTGCTCCAGAGCCCGAACATAAAGTTGTTAACGGGGCCTCGTCGCGTGGGAAAATCCACCCAGGCTATTTTGATGCTGCGCGGGAAGAATTTTGCTTACCTGAATTTCGATGATAATGAATTGCTAAAAGGCTGGAACGAGGAACAGGCGGAAATGCTGCTGAACGAGGTGTACCCGAATTTTCAGTACCTTTTGCTTGACGAAGTCCAGAACGTAAGTGGCTGGGATGTTTTGGTCGGCAAGCTTTTTCGTCGTGGGTACAACCTGGTTATAACAGGTAGTAACGCCAACATGCTTTCGGGAGAAATGGCAACCGTGCTTACGGGGCGATATCTTGAAATCAAGATGCTACCTTTTAGTTTGTTTGAAACATGCTCGTTTAATCGGGAATTGACCAAGGACGATTATCTTAAAAACGGGGGCTATCCGGAAACGGTGTCGCAACGGGCCATAACGCAAACATACCTGCAGACACTGTTCGATTCCATTGTGTACAAGGATGTGGTTCGCAGGCACAAGATCCGAAATGTTACGGACCTGAATAATGTGGCTACATTCCTTCTTGCAAATTTTACGGGAACATTTAGCTACAACGATGTGGCGGATGACCTTGGCCTTTCCAGCGTTGCCACGACAAAAAAGTTCATGGACTATTTGCATGAGCCATTCCTGTTCTATTATCTGGATAGATACAACAACAAATTGAAACTAATGAAAAAGGCTCCGCGCAAGGTCTATGTGGTTGACAATGGCTTTGTTTCGTCGAGGGCGTTTAGCCTTAGCGAAAATCTGGGAAAACTTCTGGAAAATCAAGTCTTTATTGAATTGCTTCGCCGTGGGTACGATACCGAAAAATCCTTGTTCTACTACCATTCTCGCAATGACAAGGAAACGGATTTTGTAGTTCGTGAAGGTAACAAGGTAAAGCAGCTAATTCAAGTTTGTTACGAGATGTCGAACGAAAAAACAGAAAAGCGAGAGGTGGGTAGCCTTGTGGAATGCGCCGGCGAACTGAAGTGCGATAACCTTACCATTGTAACATGGAATGATGAACGGCTCATTGAAAAGAACGGGTATGTTATTAAGGTCGTGCCCGTGGAAAAATTTTGA
- a CDS encoding fibrobacter succinogenes major paralogous domain-containing protein — protein sequence MRKKISLMLPLLCAPLAFWACGDGESSSGASANGSVSESDLVVATFDDLPVCSDKREGATAYVKDEKTAYICEDGKWISDDETDGDDSSSSVKPGSSSSSVKPGSSSSKKDDPMSSSSIVSSSSSAVKVESSSSSRGLFDMTKDEFLNPKVSYGEMTDTRDNKTYKTVKIDDQVWMAENLNYADSTKMPSLKGKSWCYDNKAENCDVTGRLYIWAAAIDSVALANDADNPQICGYGVECTLPTVVQGVCPEGWHLPTYEEWETLFTAVGGSSKAGTALKSQTGWKSQTGDAADRDAYGFSALPAGYRHYRDGFGRAGDYAYFWSTRETNIGGAYYMVLYYDYEYAALKGTYKDDGFSVRCLQDSN from the coding sequence ATGCGTAAAAAGATTTCACTGATGCTTCCGCTGCTTTGTGCACCACTGGCTTTTTGGGCCTGCGGTGACGGCGAATCCAGTTCCGGGGCTTCTGCAAATGGTTCCGTATCCGAGTCCGATTTGGTTGTTGCGACTTTCGATGATTTGCCTGTTTGCAGCGACAAGCGTGAGGGCGCTACCGCCTACGTGAAGGATGAAAAGACCGCCTACATCTGCGAAGACGGCAAATGGATTTCCGATGACGAAACGGACGGCGACGATTCCTCGTCGAGTGTCAAGCCGGGCAGTTCCTCCTCCTCTGTCAAGCCAGGCTCTTCCAGTAGCAAGAAGGACGACCCGATGTCCAGTAGCAGTATAGTTAGCTCTAGTAGCTCTGCTGTAAAAGTTGAATCGTCCAGTAGTAGTCGCGGTCTTTTTGATATGACGAAGGATGAATTCTTGAATCCGAAGGTTTCGTATGGCGAGATGACTGACACCCGCGACAATAAGACCTATAAGACCGTAAAGATCGATGATCAGGTATGGATGGCCGAGAACCTGAACTATGCCGATTCTACAAAAATGCCGAGCCTGAAGGGTAAGTCCTGGTGCTATGACAATAAGGCTGAAAACTGCGATGTAACCGGTCGCCTTTACATCTGGGCTGCAGCCATTGACTCAGTTGCCTTGGCAAACGATGCAGACAATCCTCAGATTTGCGGCTACGGCGTAGAATGTACGCTGCCGACAGTTGTTCAAGGCGTGTGCCCCGAAGGCTGGCACCTGCCGACATACGAAGAATGGGAGACCTTGTTCACAGCGGTGGGTGGCTCTAGTAAGGCGGGTACGGCACTCAAGTCGCAGACCGGCTGGAAATCGCAGACGGGCGATGCTGCCGATAGGGATGCCTACGGCTTCTCCGCGCTCCCTGCAGGCTACAGACACTACCGTGACGGTTTCGGCAGAGCCGGCGACTACGCCTACTTCTGGTCTACTCGCGAGACCAATATCGGCGGCGCCTACTACATGGTTTTGTACTACGACTACGAGTATGCCGCCCTGAAAGGCACCTATAAGGACGACGGCTTCTCCGTTCGTTGTCTCCAAGACTCCAATTAA
- a CDS encoding chorismate-binding protein, whose amino-acid sequence MTEPRTDSIYVALPGERYTPFSLGKKLGAKAIFESASFAHGKSRYSTLMVDEGFRLRQNEKDVSIVVDGKESVFLKEGEGDILDALLKISAENTVPPNQIPIPSSGVGYLGYEFCARCDTIHLAPQVDELNIPEAEFMVGHIYIVFDHYTEKLHLFALNYEEHQIDLPAAINNVKKRLADMDFSYLAPEQEVAKGVTVTDLSKSKEEYSAKVVELQKHIVAGDIVQAVPSRRIQFESDIEALDIYRRLRSVNPSPYMFYLDYGTHQFIGASPESLVRVRDGIATIHPIAGTRRRGKNDLEDEELMKELKADPKEKAEHLMLVDLARNDLGRVCTAGTVDTVKYMECEKYSHVIHLVSDVQGKVSVGKKSIEVLRSSFPAGTVSGAPKISAIEILSGLEKVKRRFYAGAVGYIESDGDLDFCISIRCCLKQGKKISLQAGGGIVAASNAEREFEETNEKLGAVRAVLEGVK is encoded by the coding sequence ATGACAGAACCTCGCACCGATAGCATCTACGTCGCCCTTCCTGGCGAACGCTATACCCCTTTCTCCCTGGGCAAGAAGCTGGGAGCAAAGGCAATCTTTGAATCCGCATCTTTCGCACACGGCAAGAGCCGCTACTCCACTTTGATGGTGGACGAAGGCTTCCGTCTCCGTCAAAACGAAAAGGACGTGTCCATCGTCGTCGATGGCAAGGAAAGCGTTTTCCTGAAGGAAGGCGAAGGCGACATCCTGGACGCCTTGCTGAAGATTTCCGCAGAAAACACCGTGCCCCCTAACCAGATTCCTATTCCCTCCTCTGGCGTGGGCTACCTGGGGTACGAATTCTGCGCACGCTGCGATACCATTCACCTGGCACCCCAGGTGGATGAACTGAACATTCCCGAAGCTGAATTCATGGTGGGCCACATCTACATCGTGTTCGACCACTACACCGAAAAGCTTCACCTGTTCGCCCTGAACTACGAAGAACACCAGATCGACCTGCCGGCCGCCATCAACAACGTGAAGAAGCGTCTGGCCGACATGGACTTCAGCTACCTGGCTCCGGAACAGGAAGTGGCCAAGGGCGTTACTGTTACCGATCTTTCCAAGTCCAAGGAAGAATACTCCGCCAAGGTGGTGGAACTTCAGAAGCACATCGTGGCCGGCGACATCGTCCAGGCCGTGCCCTCTCGCCGCATCCAGTTCGAAAGCGACATCGAGGCATTGGACATCTACCGCCGCCTCCGTTCCGTGAACCCGTCTCCGTACATGTTCTACCTGGACTACGGTACTCACCAGTTCATCGGCGCATCCCCGGAAAGCCTGGTCCGCGTCCGTGATGGCATTGCCACCATCCATCCCATCGCAGGTACTCGCCGCCGTGGCAAGAACGACCTGGAAGACGAAGAATTGATGAAGGAACTGAAGGCCGACCCCAAGGAGAAGGCAGAACACCTGATGCTTGTGGACCTGGCCCGCAACGACCTTGGCCGCGTCTGCACCGCCGGCACCGTGGATACCGTGAAGTACATGGAATGCGAAAAGTACAGTCATGTGATCCACCTGGTTTCTGACGTTCAGGGTAAGGTAAGCGTTGGTAAGAAGTCCATCGAAGTACTTCGTTCCAGCTTCCCCGCAGGTACCGTCAGCGGCGCTCCCAAGATCAGCGCCATCGAAATTCTTTCTGGTTTGGAAAAAGTCAAGCGTCGCTTCTATGCAGGCGCTGTGGGCTACATCGAATCCGATGGTGACCTGGACTTCTGTATTTCTATCCGTTGCTGCCTGAAGCAGGGCAAGAAGATCAGCCTGCAAGCTGGCGGTGGCATTGTGGCTGCCTCCAACGCAGAACGCGAATTTGAAGAAACTAACGAAAAGCTCGGTGCCGTTCGTGCCGTCCTGGAAGGAGTGAAATAG
- a CDS encoding bifunctional indole-3-glycerol phosphate synthase/phosphoribosylanthranilate isomerase, protein MSEDILKKIVDKRRADIERLGLTFGFDIPEKRTVGRCEFLGRPGPILEVKRASPSKGDIAPDLVPADLACTYAAAGAQAISVLTETNYFKGTLADLIAVAKAVDNGDGTKKCAVLRKDFLLFEDEIDIAYRCGADAVLLIARILDDEQLIKMAKRAQSFEMQAFVEVREPDDLRKLNLVLETLDKEAAGDAAKSAERTIVAGVNSRDLATFHIDPMVPAAIRNKLPAKAVFESGVHTPADAAFARSLGFKGILVGEAVAKNPPLAAKLVAAFGTAEDNRRGDFWKTFAERRDAKRAAYAAAMADASMESADAERAAHKIPMVKICGITREEDGFAAAEMGADMLGFVFSNTKRLTNEKFVRDFTQLLRSEYEAEGKLCPLFVGVITETTTEEGKTAIKLAAEGVLDAVQFHGFAAPAFDAIPAEVASAAQSPSLPCYNALRIGSAEDFENFAAIRKHGEPRVLLDAKVEGIPGGSGKRIPEELLREKAGETPFWLAGGITPENIGDICAKFSPELVDVSSGVEDAPGVKNTEKMMQLFAAINSL, encoded by the coding sequence ATGAGCGAAGATATTTTAAAGAAGATTGTAGACAAGAGACGTGCAGACATTGAACGCCTTGGTCTCACCTTTGGCTTTGACATTCCCGAAAAGCGTACCGTTGGCCGTTGCGAATTTCTCGGCCGCCCGGGTCCCATTCTCGAAGTCAAGCGAGCTTCGCCCTCCAAGGGGGACATCGCCCCGGACTTGGTTCCTGCGGATTTGGCATGCACTTACGCCGCCGCCGGCGCACAGGCAATTTCTGTGCTTACAGAAACCAACTACTTCAAGGGAACTTTGGCAGACCTGATTGCGGTGGCCAAGGCCGTGGATAATGGAGATGGCACCAAGAAGTGCGCCGTGCTCCGTAAGGACTTCTTGCTGTTCGAAGACGAAATCGACATCGCCTACCGCTGCGGTGCCGACGCGGTTCTTTTGATCGCCCGCATCCTGGATGACGAACAGCTGATCAAGATGGCCAAGCGCGCCCAGAGTTTTGAGATGCAGGCTTTTGTGGAAGTCCGTGAACCGGATGATCTGAGAAAGCTGAATCTTGTTTTGGAAACGTTGGACAAGGAAGCTGCCGGCGACGCAGCAAAAAGTGCCGAACGCACCATCGTTGCAGGCGTAAATTCCCGCGACCTGGCAACCTTCCACATCGACCCCATGGTTCCTGCAGCTATCCGCAACAAGCTGCCGGCAAAGGCTGTTTTTGAAAGTGGAGTACACACTCCTGCCGACGCCGCATTCGCCCGCAGTCTGGGCTTCAAGGGAATTCTCGTTGGCGAAGCCGTGGCAAAGAACCCGCCCCTAGCAGCAAAGCTAGTTGCCGCATTTGGCACCGCCGAAGATAACCGCCGCGGTGACTTCTGGAAGACCTTTGCAGAACGCCGTGACGCCAAACGCGCCGCCTACGCCGCTGCTATGGCAGACGCAAGTATGGAAAGCGCCGACGCAGAACGCGCCGCACACAAGATTCCCATGGTCAAGATTTGCGGCATCACTCGCGAAGAAGACGGTTTTGCCGCCGCCGAAATGGGCGCCGACATGCTGGGCTTCGTTTTCAGCAACACAAAACGTCTGACTAACGAAAAGTTCGTCCGCGACTTCACCCAGCTGCTCCGTAGCGAATACGAAGCGGAAGGTAAGCTTTGCCCCCTGTTTGTTGGCGTCATTACCGAGACCACCACAGAAGAAGGCAAGACCGCCATTAAGCTTGCGGCCGAAGGCGTTCTGGACGCAGTGCAGTTCCACGGATTTGCAGCACCCGCATTTGACGCAATTCCCGCAGAAGTAGCAAGCGCCGCCCAGTCTCCGTCCCTCCCCTGCTACAACGCCCTTCGCATCGGTTCCGCAGAAGACTTCGAAAACTTCGCCGCCATTCGCAAGCACGGTGAACCCCGCGTCCTTCTGGACGCCAAGGTAGAAGGCATCCCCGGTGGATCCGGAAAACGTATTCCCGAAGAACTGCTCCGCGAAAAAGCAGGCGAAACACCCTTCTGGCTCGCCGGCGGCATCACTCCCGAGAACATCGGCGACATTTGCGCAAAGTTCTCCCCCGAACTTGTGGACGTGTCCAGCGGCGTAGAAGATGCTCCCGGCGTCAAGAACACAGAAAAGATGATGCAGCTGTTTGCAGCAATCAATAGCTTGTAA
- the trpA gene encoding tryptophan synthase subunit alpha: MNAPITLMSHLIAGFPDGETSIAIADALVKGGASILEIQLAFSDPSADGPAIQTASTVALEKGYSTKQGLEIVKKIHEMHPDTPIYIMTYGSLAFTPGVENFVKMCKDAGVSACIIPDLPFDNDEGLTAACAKYGMENIPVAAPSMTQARLEEMASKGFKYIYAALRA, encoded by the coding sequence ATGAACGCACCTATCACTCTCATGTCTCATTTGATCGCCGGCTTCCCCGACGGTGAAACTTCTATTGCCATCGCAGACGCACTCGTAAAGGGCGGCGCATCCATCCTGGAAATCCAGTTGGCCTTTAGCGACCCCAGCGCCGACGGTCCTGCCATTCAGACCGCTTCTACCGTAGCTTTGGAAAAGGGCTACTCCACCAAGCAGGGTCTTGAAATCGTGAAGAAGATTCACGAAATGCATCCGGATACTCCCATTTACATCATGACTTATGGTAGCTTGGCATTTACTCCGGGCGTCGAAAACTTCGTGAAGATGTGCAAGGACGCAGGCGTTTCCGCTTGCATTATTCCGGACCTTCCCTTCGATAACGACGAAGGCCTCACCGCTGCTTGCGCCAAGTACGGCATGGAAAACATTCCGGTGGCAGCACCCAGCATGACCCAGGCTCGCCTCGAAGAAATGGCATCCAAGGGATTCAAGTACATCTACGCAGCACTGCGCGCAG
- the trpB gene encoding tryptophan synthase subunit beta, with protein MAKSLVESDNGFFNEFGGKYVAEIIRRPLDDLEEAFNKYIKDPEFLEELRIIQRDYIGRETPLYYAPTATELLGGAQIYIKLEGLANTGAHKINNAIGQCLLAKKMGKTRIIAETGAGQHGLATAAACAKLGLECIVYMGEVDVRRQQPNVATMELYGAKVVPVTSGSRTLKDAVNEAMRDWATNFATTHYVLGSALGPAPFPDIVRTFQSIIGEEVKRQAAERNLDIAAIVACVGGGSNSIGVFTPFIENEKIRLIGAEAGGVGPKLGENAARMVGNAAKVGIVQGYKSKFLVDDDGQSQPTRSISAGLDYMGIGPQLAALGEAGRVEFTSILDKEALEAVNFFAKNEGILFALESSHAGAAAIKIAKEFPKDKAIIINMSGRGDKDIFITSPVFRPEKWKEFLAAELKRLNNNEDIHDAEIMNK; from the coding sequence ATGGCAAAATCTCTGGTAGAATCAGATAACGGCTTTTTCAACGAGTTCGGCGGCAAGTATGTAGCCGAAATCATCCGCCGTCCTTTGGACGATCTTGAAGAAGCTTTCAACAAGTACATCAAGGACCCGGAATTCCTGGAAGAACTGCGTATCATCCAGCGCGACTACATTGGCCGCGAAACTCCGCTGTACTACGCCCCCACCGCAACAGAACTCCTGGGCGGCGCTCAGATCTACATCAAGCTGGAAGGTCTCGCCAACACCGGCGCCCACAAGATCAACAACGCCATCGGCCAGTGCCTCTTGGCAAAGAAGATGGGCAAGACCCGCATTATCGCAGAAACTGGCGCAGGTCAGCACGGTCTCGCCACTGCAGCCGCTTGCGCAAAGCTGGGCCTGGAATGCATCGTCTATATGGGCGAAGTTGACGTTCGTCGCCAACAGCCAAACGTAGCCACCATGGAACTTTACGGTGCCAAGGTGGTGCCCGTTACCAGCGGTAGCCGCACTCTGAAGGATGCCGTGAACGAAGCCATGCGCGACTGGGCAACCAACTTTGCTACTACCCACTACGTTTTGGGTTCCGCTCTCGGTCCCGCACCGTTCCCCGATATCGTCCGTACTTTCCAGAGCATCATCGGTGAAGAAGTGAAGCGTCAGGCTGCAGAACGCAACCTGGACATCGCAGCCATCGTGGCTTGCGTTGGTGGCGGTTCCAACTCCATTGGCGTGTTCACTCCGTTTATTGAAAATGAAAAGATTCGCCTCATCGGTGCAGAAGCTGGTGGCGTAGGCCCGAAGCTTGGCGAAAACGCAGCCCGCATGGTGGGCAATGCTGCCAAGGTTGGTATCGTTCAAGGTTACAAGAGCAAGTTCCTGGTAGATGACGATGGTCAGTCCCAGCCCACACGCTCCATTTCCGCAGGTCTCGACTATATGGGTATCGGCCCTCAGCTGGCAGCCCTGGGCGAAGCCGGCCGCGTTGAATTCACCAGCATCCTGGACAAGGAAGCTTTGGAAGCCGTAAACTTCTTCGCCAAGAACGAAGGCATTCTCTTCGCTCTTGAAAGTTCCCACGCCGGTGCCGCCGCCATAAAGATCGCCAAGGAATTCCCCAAGGACAAGGCTATCATCATCAACATGAGTGGCCGCGGCGACAAGGACATCTTCATTACCAGTCCCGTGTTCCGCCCCGAAAAGTGGAAGGAATTCCTGGCCGCAGAACTGAAGCGTCTGAACAATAACGAAGACATCCACGACGCAGAGATTATGAACAAGTAA
- a CDS encoding bifunctional anthranilate synthase component II/anthranilate phosphoribosyltransferase, with translation MIVLIDNYDSFTYNVYQALAKITNEEIRVLRSKECTIADIEALNPSRLIVSPGPGRPEDAGISVEAIRHFAGKLPILGICLGHQAIGYAFGAKIVGAKFIKHGIVEDINTDGRGLFRTIGKKNPFTRYHSLVIDESTLPPEFEVTARADDGDIMGIRHKTMDIEGVQFHPESIASGKEAEFFKAFLNYRRDPLDVRGILNTLMVGKDLSRETAERFMDDLTDGIMDERQMAAILTGLSCKGPVADEIAGCAAVLSRKKRKFPIAGDELTDIVGTGGDGKGSFNVSSMSGLIAATCGCKIAKHGNRAVSSKSGAANFYTAAGFKLDMTPEKAAEVLEKTGFVFLMAPVYHSAMRFAGPVRQCLGIKTIMNLIGPLTNPAEAKYLCLGVYSEAVLEPFTKAAHALGAKRVMVALSDDGYDEISPCVPTTIAEILEDGVYKTYRIDPKDFGVPAVDEDDLAGGTGEENFKLGLDMLNGKGRPGIKYACALNAGAALYISKKAATIKEGYDMAMKAIEDGSVLKKIEEVKVASNS, from the coding sequence ATGATCGTTTTAATTGACAACTACGACTCTTTCACTTACAACGTGTATCAGGCTTTGGCCAAGATCACTAACGAAGAAATCCGCGTGCTCCGCAGCAAGGAATGCACCATCGCCGACATCGAAGCTCTGAACCCAAGCCGCCTCATTGTGAGCCCGGGCCCGGGTCGCCCTGAAGATGCAGGCATCTCTGTTGAAGCCATCAGGCACTTCGCAGGCAAGCTCCCCATTCTTGGCATCTGCCTTGGTCACCAGGCTATTGGCTACGCTTTCGGTGCAAAGATCGTGGGTGCAAAGTTCATCAAGCATGGCATCGTGGAAGACATCAACACCGACGGCCGCGGCCTCTTCCGCACCATCGGCAAGAAGAACCCCTTCACCCGCTACCACAGCCTGGTTATCGACGAATCCACCCTCCCGCCGGAATTCGAAGTGACCGCCCGCGCCGACGACGGCGACATCATGGGCATCCGTCACAAGACCATGGACATCGAAGGCGTCCAGTTCCACCCGGAATCAATCGCCAGCGGCAAGGAAGCCGAATTCTTCAAGGCATTCCTCAACTACCGTCGCGATCCTCTGGACGTTCGCGGCATCCTGAACACCCTCATGGTTGGCAAGGATCTTTCCCGCGAGACAGCAGAACGTTTCATGGACGACCTGACCGACGGCATCATGGACGAACGCCAGATGGCCGCCATTCTTACAGGTCTTTCCTGCAAGGGCCCCGTGGCCGATGAAATCGCAGGCTGCGCCGCAGTACTCAGCCGCAAGAAGCGCAAGTTCCCCATTGCTGGCGACGAGCTCACCGACATCGTGGGTACCGGTGGCGACGGCAAGGGCAGCTTCAATGTGAGTTCCATGTCTGGCCTTATCGCAGCTACCTGCGGTTGTAAGATTGCAAAGCACGGCAACCGCGCCGTTTCCAGCAAGTCCGGTGCAGCAAACTTCTACACCGCCGCAGGCTTCAAGCTGGACATGACTCCGGAAAAGGCAGCCGAAGTTCTGGAAAAGACTGGCTTTGTATTCCTTATGGCTCCCGTCTATCACAGCGCCATGCGTTTCGCAGGTCCTGTCCGCCAGTGCCTTGGCATCAAGACCATCATGAACCTCATCGGACCTCTCACCAACCCTGCAGAAGCCAAGTACCTTTGCCTGGGCGTTTACAGCGAAGCTGTGCTGGAACCCTTCACCAAGGCAGCACATGCCCTGGGTGCAAAGCGCGTCATGGTTGCCTTGAGCGACGACGGCTACGATGAAATTTCTCCCTGCGTTCCCACCACCATTGCAGAAATCCTGGAAGACGGCGTTTACAAGACCTACCGTATCGACCCCAAGGACTTCGGCGTTCCCGCTGTGGACGAAGACGATCTGGCAGGTGGCACCGGCGAAGAAAACTTCAAGCTGGGTCTGGACATGTTGAACGGCAAGGGCCGTCCGGGCATCAAGTACGCTTGCGCCCTGAACGCTGGTGCCGCCCTCTACATCAGCAAGAAGGCCGCCACCATCAAGGAAGGCTACGACATGGCCATGAAGGCAATCGAAGACGGCTCCGTGCTGAAGAAGATCGAAGAAGTCAAGGTTGCAAGTAATAGCTAG